One window of Micromonas commoda chromosome 1, complete sequence genomic DNA carries:
- a CDS encoding glutathione s-transferase, with amino-acid sequence MSSVAFAVHRAAPSRGTLVRRKPARSTPRSSVRSDAGGFDAMMTGLRRLRAMRDDQSSSASKTFTKLDDVSFEDEAPSWDELAAVADALKTSHGVPLAVDLENGPANPKALVRRFGTSDEPRVLFYRDHAAWCPYCEKIWMQLEEKRIPYRVEKINMRCYGDKKRSFTAKVPSGMLPAMEIDGRLLTESASIATALEREFPNHKPLLAPPGSALRKRQDDLNRLERALFGRWMQWLTSSWMDGANRSGFEEALDAVEAELSVDTTGPYFCGDELTLIDITFAPFLERMAASLAYYKGFRLEGNGGRWPNIDAWYEAMAKRTETYTHIKSDYYTHAHDLPPQLGGCEPNGDAEQVTFMNEIDGTDLSVGGDSPSGGDNSWKLPLKPLKDPANVEPWWGPGEENAPLDRLEAATAVIGNADAVVRFAARGCGAVGTRPVAAPLADPTAVPNETHVPAVDAALRRVCAELLSAEGARVGVKIGRVSSEGSAKGLLAGKETAASLAYLRDRVGVPRDMKYPAARQLRAHLNWFIDGLAA; translated from the exons ATGAGCTCGGTGGCCTTcgccgtccatcgcgcggcgccctcgcgcggcacCCTCGTCCGACGCAAGCCCGCCCGGTCCACCCCGCGATCGTCCGTCAggtccgacgccggcgggttcgacgccATGATGACCGGCCTGCGAAGGCTGCGCGCCATGAGGGACGATCAGTCATCATCAGCCTCTAAGACGTTCACgaagctcgacgacgtgtcgttcgaggacgaggcgccgtcgtgggacgagctcgccgccgtcgccgacgcgctcaagacgTCGCACGGGGTTccactcgccgtcgacctcgaGAACGGCCCGGCGAACCCCAAAGCGCTGGTCCGCCGCTTCGGCACCAgcgacgagccgcgcgtgCTCTTCTACCGAGACCACGCCGCGTGGTGCCCGTACTGCGAGAAGATCTGGatgcagctcgaggagaagcGCATCCCGTACAGGGTGGAGAAGATCAACATGAGGTGCTACGGGGACAAGAAACGAAGCTTCACCGCCAAGGTGCCGTCCGGGATGCTCCCGGCGATGGAGATTGACGGCCGGCTTCTCACCGagagcgcgtccatcgcgacggcgctcgaaAGAGAGTTTCCAAACCACAAacccctcctcgcgccgcccgggtcGGCGTTACGAAAACGGCAGGATGACCTGAAccgtctcgagcgcgcgctcttcGGCCGCTGGATGCAGTGGCTCACGAGCTCGTGGATGGACGGCGCGAACCGATCGGGGTTCGAAGAGGCGTTGGACGCGGTGGAAGCCGAACTGTCGGTCGACACAAccg GTCCTTACTTTTGCGGTGACGAGTTAACTTTGATCGACATCACGTTCGCGCCCTTCCTGGAGCGcatggcggcgtcgttggCGTACTACAAGGGGTTCCGTTTGGAGGGCAACGGCGGGCGGTGGCCTAACATCGACGCGTGGTACGAAGCGATGGCCAAACGCACCGAGACTTATACGCACATCAAGTCGGATTATTACACGCACGCGCACGATTTACCGCCACAGCTGGGCGGGTGCGAGCCCAACGGGGACGCCGAACAGGTGACTTTCATGAACGAGATCGACGGCACTGATCTCAGTGTCGGCGGGGATTCACCTTCGGGCGGTGACAACTCGTGGAAGCTGCCGCTCAAGCCCCTGAAGGACCCCGCGAACGTCGAACCGTGGTGGGGTCCCGGCGAGGAAAACGCCCCTCTCGACAGGTtagaggcggcgacggccgtcATCGgcaacgccgacgcggttGTTCGtttcgccgctcgcgggtgcggcgccgtcggcacccgaccggtcgccgcgcccctcgccgaccCGACCGCGGTGCCGAACGAAACGCACGTCccg gcggtggacgcggcgctaCGAAGGGTGTGCGCCGAGCTTCTCAGCGCCGAAGGCGCTCGGGTGGGGGTTAAGATTGGGCGGGTTTCGTCTGAAGGTTCCGCGAAGGGTTTGTTGGCGGGGAAGGAGACGGCGGCTTCGCTGGCGTACCTGCGGGACAGGgtcggggtgccgagggaCATGAAgtacccggcggcgaggcagcTTCGCGCGCACTTGAACTGGTTCATAGACGGACTCGCCGCTTAA
- a CDS encoding predicted protein has product MSGAQLWMGSVPKELDADAISTAFVTLGAPRPTAVALRRSTYRVSGCPGDAPVGFALVDFASAEDASIALETCANATFKAKARMDARDASTSDAAPEDEAAVECNPETTHTFHLRRAAETLRKRVSSTSFKTAGDGNAADGNRTADDDVDLAAQLAPLDCAQLRARLVALNAPVPDQDERRWRDEGGTGLARLRLVERLCAAHGEPIGKGENTQNTHGNAHDGNRTRDARRRVWTKADPAAVAKPISTGAIARMLRCLTELGSSETTVPGKTKAHRRWPRSAVPDRAGVIASDRYLSLTNAPNAGSRPRRKLERYRWVWDECKALLASVAGDEAANAFDGLAVTHNVRGSPHVDSMDAAPQFACSLGDFRAMDHSDGCGGCLCVETSMHSVCAIDTKNVIVSIDGRKVHWVDPRYVGDRWSVVWYRRDVGKTEPVVDGGVVPRWWAREEKSSWVHAKNPAVPNPEAADADDKQRVKRHKRPPPHVPFHDSKLTALLAPALGGNSKTAVVVTCAQEHEHAAETTQSLRFGEKCSSVETRARVGADALADAISKLNGKIADCEEKIRAVERWETVKTTRRDAVEGTDEVVMTSKLVGAEDLREELEAMLAERRALRSRAAA; this is encoded by the coding sequence ATGagcggcgcacagctgtggaTGGGCTCGGTGCCCAAGgaactcgacgccgacgcgatatccaccgcgttcgtcaccctcggcgcgcccagACCAACCGCCGTGGCGCTGAGGCGCAGCACGTACCGGGTGAGTGGATGCCCGGGGGACGCGCCTGTGGGtttcgcgctcgtggacttcgcgtccgccgaggacgcgtcgatcgcgctcgAGACGTGCGCCAACGCGACGTTCAAGGCAAAGGCGCGCATGGATGCCCGTGATGCGTCGAcatcggacgccgcgccggaggatGAGGCCGCCGTCGAATGCAATCCGGAGACGACGCACACGTTTCACCTGAGACGAGCCGCGGAGACCCTTCGCAAGAGGGTATCATCGACGTCGTTCAAAACCGCGGGAGATgggaacgccgccgacgggaatcgaaccgccgacgacgacgtggacctcgccgcgcagctcgcgcccctcgactGCGCCCAactccgcgcgcgactcgtcgcgttgaacgcgccggtgccggaCCAAGACGAACGACGATGGAGAGACGAGGGCGGCACGGGGTTGGCGCGATTGCGGCTGGTCGAGCGGCTTtgcgcggcgcacggcgaaCCGATTGGTAAAGGGGAAAACACGCAAAACACGCACGGGAACGCGCACGacgggaatcgaacccgcgacgcgagacgcAGGGTCTGGACCAAGGCTGACCCCGCGGCAGTCGCGAAGCCCATCTCTACGGGCGCGATTGCGAGGATGCTGAGATGCCTCACGGAGCTCGGTTCGTCAGAGACGACGGTTCCGGGAAAGACGAAGGCGCACAGGCGATGGCCTCGATCGGCGGtacccgaccgcgccggcgtgaTCGCGTCCGACCGGTACCTGAGCCTCACAAACGCGCCAAACGCCGGGTCTCGACCACGGCGAAAGTTGGAACGATACCGGTGGGTATGGGACGAGTGTAAGGCGCTGTTGGCGTCCGTGGCtggggacgaggcggcgaacgcgttcgacggTCTGGCGGTGACGCACAACGTCCGGGGCTCGCCGCACGTCGATtccatggacgcggcgccgcagtTTGCGTGTTCGCTGGGCGACTTTCGGGCGATGGACCATAGTGACGGTTGCGGCGGATGCTTGTGCGTGGAAACTTCGATGCATTCGGTGTGCGCCATCGATACCAAAAACGTAATCGTCTCAATCGACGGCCGTAAAGTGCACTGGGTGGACCCGCGGTACGTCGGCGATCGATGGAGCGTCGTGTGGTACCGCAGGGATGTTGGTAAAACGGAACCGGTGGTGGACGGGGGCGTGGTGCCGCGGTGGTGGGCGCGAGAGGAGAAGAGCAGCTGGGTTCACGCAAAAAATCCGGCGGTACCAAATCCGGAGGCGGCAGATGCGGACGATAAGCAGCGGGTAAAGCGGCACAAGCGGCCCCCTCCCCACGTTCCCTTCCACGACTCCAAGCTCACCGCGCTTCTCGCGCCGGCATTGGGCGGGAACAGCAAGACGGCGGTCGTGGTGACGTGCGCGCAAGAGCACGAGCACGCGGCTGAGACCACGCAGTCGCTGAGGTTCGGCGAGAAGTGCTCGTCGGTGGAGACCAGGGCGagggtcggcgcggacgccctcgcggatgcGATTTCAAAACTAAACGGGAAAATCGCCGACTGCGAGGAGAAGATTCGGGCCGTGGAGCGCTGGGAGACGGTCAAGACCACGCGcagggacgcggtggagggtACAGATGAGGTTGTGATGACGAGTAAGCTCGTCGGGGCTGAGGATCTGCGCGAGGAGTTGgaggcgatgctcgcggagcGACGAGCGTTGCGttcacgggcggcggcgtag
- a CDS encoding predicted protein, which yields MGSHPAGITVDAVREQLAALGHDDVSDDVIASFLDSLRHQVNVAPAPVENVAAANGADDDAPPPPVERTDALTRGHSPEATAARTPGGTERAPCLTSPEPDGTREGSRRSRTTPNDDAVPNRRATPPTGARPAPTSSGRRAATRSVALAIPTVITPAVTPGDASRTPPNRLLTPNSSARGHRRDQSKSPKDLVHEDIIGWCAKRSVASVTPGRVTGGNTTRSRRSGHNSSVIASPMPIRAGVGTPGQRVRIDRVARAAQYAAVWSGDAYLERRRAGDRGGGGKSAVTSVTSAGIKSGAASCVDFLDADEATVFGTRSKLAYDRYPDRYPAAYDVNGVRGGSWGRAQRKLTDGTNEWRVDVERGEREKENTRRVSTSGFWDDSKRGLKAGAKGATGKGFKTPDERRRDALRWEVRARMAAPPTF from the coding sequence ATGGGCAGCCACCCCGCGGGCAtcaccgtcgacgccgtgcgcgagcagctcgccgcgctcggccaCGATGACGtcagcgacgacgtcatAGCGTCGTTCCTCGACTCGCTGCGCCATCAGGtgaacgtcgcgccggcacccgtcgagaacgtcgcggcggcgaacggcgccgacgacgacgcgccgccgccgccggtcgagAGGACCGACGCGCTGACGCGCGGCCACTCGCCCGAGGctaccgccgcgcgcacgcccggCGGTACCGAGAGGGCGCCGTGCCTGACGAgccccgagcccgacggAACGCGAGAAGGTTCACGGAGATCTCGAACGACCCCGAATGATGACGCCGTCCCGAACCGGCGAGCGACCCCCCCGACCGGCGCTCGACCGgcaccgacgtcgtccggccggcgcgccgcgacgaggagcgtgGCGCTTGCCATCCCGACCGTTATAacgcccgcggtgacgcccggtgacgcgtcgcgaacaCCGCCAAATCGTTTATTAACCCCAAATTCGTCGGCGAggggtcaccgccgcgaccaaTCAAAATCGCCGAAAGATTTGGTGCACGAGGACATCATCGGGTGGTGCGCCAAGCgaagcgtcgcgtccgtcacccCGGGACGCGTCACGGGCGGTAACACGACGCGTTCTCGACGAAGCGGTCATAACTCGTCGGTCATTGCATCCCCGATGCCCATTCGCGCAGGCGTGGGCACTCCGGGTCAGCGCGTGCGCATCGACagggtggcgcgcgccgcgcagtaCGCCGCGGTGTGGTCCGGGGACGCGTACCTGGAGCGCAGGCGGGCGGgggatcgcggcggggggggcaAATCGGCCGTTACGTCCGTTACGTCGGCGGGTATCAAGTCgggcgccgccagctgtgtcgacTTTTTGGACGCTGACGAGGCGACGGTTTTCGGGACGAGGTCCAAGTTGGCGTACGACCGTTACCCCGACCGTTACCCGGCGGCGTACGACGTCAACGGCGTGCGGGGAGGGAGCTGGGGTCGCGCGCAGCGGAAACTCACCGACGGGACGAACGAGtggcgcgtggacgtcgaaAGGGGCGAAAGGGAGAAGGAAAACACTCGGCGGGTTTCGACGAGCGGGTTTTGGGACGATTCAAAGCGGGGACTCAAAGCGGGTGCGAAAGGGGCGACGGGAAAGGGGTTCAAGACCCCGGATGAACGCAGGCGAGACGCGCTGCGGTGggaggttcgcgcgcgcatggccgcgccgcccacgttcTGA
- a CDS encoding predicted protein: MPCFICSQVLGIDAEFVSLAPAVKEPNPEVPGGPDIVVQAARLGLARVSVVRGGQTSGLGDSNDTASLVPVIDDYIRAVEPVHDYLTRFSGLVPGDLDPALSKHHIVELKHAYLKLRYLVDAGCVFVGHGLKQDFKMINVTVPPAQIVDTVELFHFKRQRKLSLRFLASYLLKEDIQQETHDSIEDARTAVRLYHKYLEMQAAG; the protein is encoded by the coding sequence ATGCCGTGTTTTATTTGTTCGCAGGTGTtgggcatcgacgcggagTTCGTGTCGCTGGCTCCGGCGGTGAAGGAGCCGAACCCGGAGGTGCCGGGGGGCCCGGACATCGTGGTCCAGGCGGCTCGACTcggtctcgcgcgcgtgtccgTCGTTCGGGGAGGCCAAACGTCGGGTTTGGGCGACTCGAACGATACAGCATCGCTCGTGCCCGTCATCGACGATTACATTCGAGCCGTGGAGCCCGTGCACGATTACCTGACGAGATTTTCCGGGTTGGTGCCCGGGGACTTGGACCCCGCGCTGAGCAAGCACCACATCGTGGAGCTGAAGCACGCGTACCTCAAGCTCCGttacctcgtcgacgccgggtgCGTGTTCGTCGGGCACGGTTTGAAGCAGGACTTTAAGATGATCAACGTCACGGTGCCGCCCGCGCAAATCGTCGACACCGTGGAGCTCTTCCATTTCAAGCGACAGCGGAAGCTGTCGCTGAGATTCCTGGCGAGCTACTTGCTCAAGGAGGACATTCAGCAGGAGACGCACGATTccatcgaggacgcgcggacggcggtgCGCCTGTACCACAAGTACCTGGAGATGCAGGCGGCGGGTAA